The nucleotide sequence TGATGTGGATGGGTGAACAGATGACTGAGAAAGGGATTGGTAATGGAATTTCTCTTATCATCTTTATTGGAATCATCGCACGTTTTCCTCATTCAATTATTGATGAGATTAGATTAATCAGCGTTGGGCAGAGATCAATTATAATCGAAATAATTATTCTGATTTTTATGTTCTTTATAATTGCCGGAGTCGTTCTTGTAACTCAGGGAACCAGACGAATTCCTGTTCAGTACGCAAAAAGAGTTGTTGGAAGAAAAATTTATGGCGGTGTTACACAATACATTCCTTTAAGAGTAAACACAGCTGGAGTGATGCCGATAATTTTTGCTCAATCTATCATGTTCATTCCAAATACCGTTTTGTCATTTTTCCCGGATAATGAATTTTTACAGAATGTAGCTGGGTACTTTGCTTATAATTCACCGGTTTACTCTATAATTTATGCATTGATGATTGTGTTCTTCACATATTTTTATACTGCTATTGCATTCAATCCGAAGGATGTAGCTGACAATATGAAGAAACAGGGAGGTTTTATTCCGGGCATCCGACCAGGAAAACAAACCTCAGAGTTCATTGATAATATTTTAACTAAAATTACTTTACCCGGATCAATCTTTTTGGCGATTGTTGCAATAATGCCAGCATTCATTTCCGGTTTTAATGTGTCACAGCAATTTGCTCAATTTTTTGGCGGAACAAGTTTATTGATTATCGTTGGTGTAGGTTTGGATACATTGCAACAGATTGAATCACACTTGCTGATGAGACACTATGATGGTTTCATGAAAGCCGGTAAACTTAGAGGACGCAGAGCTTAGTCATCAATTGTGATTTATATTAAAACACAAAAAGAGATTGATTTTATCATAGAGAGTTGTAGAATTGTTGCAGAAACGCTGCGATTACTAAAAAGTAATGTTAGTGTTGGTATCACAACGATTGAGTTGGATAGGATAGCAGAAGATTATATCAGAAGTAATAATGCTTCACCTGCATTTAAAGGATATTCGCAGGGTGGATTACCCGGTTTCCCGGGTTCTGTTTGCACATCTGTAAATGATGCAGTTGTTCATGGTATTCCGGCTAAGGTAAGTCTCGAAGATGGAGATATAATTTCTCTGGATGTTGGTGTTCTTAAAAATAATTATTATGGCGATGCTGCAACGACAGTTGCAGTCGGAAAAATTTCTGAAGAAAAAAGAAAACTTCTTGAAGTAACAGAAAAATCACTGTATCTGGGAATTGAGCAAGCCAAAAGTGGAAACAGAGTCCACGATATTTCAGCAGCGGTTCAGGATTATGTTGAACAGAATGGATTTTCGGTTGTAAGAGATCTTTGTGGTCATGGAGTTGGAAAATTTTTACACGAAGATCCGGCAGTTCCGAACTTCGGAAGAAAAGGAACTGGACCAAAACTTAAAAAAGGAATGACGATTGCCATTGAACCAATGGTTAATGCTGGTGGATATGAAGTGATGTCTGCTTCGGATGGTTGGACTGTTCAAACCGTAGATGGTTCTCCATCAGCACATTTTGAACATACAATATTGATACTTGATAATTCACCGGAAATATTGACAGTTTGTTAATGGCTAAACAAGGTCCGATTAAAATAGATGGTGTAATAACAGAAACTTTACCGAATGCAACCTTTAGAGTAAAGTTGGATAATGGGCACGAAATTCTTGCTCATATCTCAGGCAAAATGAGAATGCATTTTATTAAAATTCTGGTTGGCGATAAAGTATCAATTGAAATGTCTCCCTACGATTTATCAAAGGGAAGAATTACTTACAGATATAAATAACAGGTGCGAATATGAAAGTCAGATCATCGGTTCGGAAAATATGTGATAAGTGCAAAATTATCAGACGCAAAGGTGTTGTCAGAGTAATTTGTTCTAATCCGAAGCACAAGCAAAGACAAGGTTAAATTTTAAAAATAGGAGTTGAATTTTGGCTCGTATATCAGGTGTTGATTTACCAAAGAATAAAAAAGTTTTGTTCGGTCTGCAATATATCTATGGAATAGGACCGACTTCTTCTTCTGAAATTCTTGAAAAGGCAAAAATAGACGCCAACAAAAAAGTCGGCGATCTCACTGAAGAAGATGTTGCTCAAATCAGAGCTGTCATCACAGCTGAGTTTAAAGTTGAAGGTGCACTTCGTTCAGAAGTTCAGCAGAACATCAAACGATTGATGGATATCGGTGCTTACAGAGGAATAAGACATAGAAAAGGACTTCCGGCGAGAGGTCAAAGAACCAGAACGAATTCAAGAACGAGAAAAGGCAAACGTAAAACAGTCGCCGGCAAGAAGAAAACACCAACTAAGAAATAATTTTTGTTAATCGGAGGATTTTGATTGGCTAAATCAGTAAAAAAAGTTAAAAAGAGAACGCAGGTTGATCTGAATGGTGTTGCTCATATCAAAGCAACTTTCAACAACGTAATTGTTACTATCACAGATATTTATGGTAATACATTATCCTGGTCATCTGCTGGTAAAAATGGTTTTAAAGGATCAAGAAAGAATACACCATTCGCTGCGCAGGTTTCTGCTGAAGCTGCCGCAAAAGAGGCTTATGATCTTGGTCTTAGAAAAGTTGAAGTAAAAGTGATTGGACCTGGCTCCGGTAGAGAAGCAGCCATCAGATCTTTACATACAGCCGGATTGGAAATTACTTCCATTAAGGATGTAACTCCGATACCGCATAACGGATGCAGACCACCAAAGCGCAGAAGAGTTTAAAGAAGGAGTTATTGTTAAATGGCAAGATACACAGATTCAGTTTGCAAATTATGCAGAAGAGAAAGACAAAAGCTTTTTCTTAAAGGACAGAAATGTTATACTGAAAAATGCCCTATCGAATCAAGAAATTATGCACCAGGTCAACACGGACTGAGCAGAAGGGCGAAAATATCCGAATATGGTTTACAGCTTAGAGAAAAACAGAAAATCAAAAGAATGTATGGATTGCTTGAAACTCAATTCAGAAATTATTTTGATAAAGCTAACAAGCAAAAGGGTATTACTGGTGAAAACCTGATTAAGATACTTGAAAGAAGATTGGATAATGTGATTTACAGGCTTGGATTTGCTGCTTCCAGAAATCAGGCAAGACAGCTTATAAAACATAGACATTTTATGGTAAATGAAAAGCTTGTGGACGTACCATCTTATCTGGTTGCACAGGGCGATATTGTTAAAGTAAAAGAAAAAAGTAAGAAGTTAGACGCAATTCATAATTCACTTAAGCGTGTAAAAGAAAGTGCGTATCCTTGGCTTACTATCGATAAAGCAACATTAACCGGAACATTTCTTCAGGTTCCGGAAAGAGCAGATGTTCCTCTAAACGCCAATGAACAATTGGTTGTAGAGCTCTATTCTAAATAATTAATTTTTGAAATTTTAGAGGGTTTTATTAATGAATACATCACATTTAATTATGCCTGAGTCAGTGGTTTTAGATGAAGCCAATTATTCAAATACTTTTGGTAGATTTACTCTTCAACCTCTGGAAAGAGGATTTGGAGTAACCTTAGGTAATTCTTTGAGAAGAGTACTTCTCTCATCATTGCCGGGTGCTGCAATAACTTCCGTTAAATTCAGCGGTATATTGCATGAATTTACAACTATTCCGGGAGTAGTTGAGGACGTATCCGAAATCGTTCTTAATCTTAAACAAGTAAGAATGAAACTGCTTACAAAAAAGCCCAACAAAATTGATTTGTCATTTAATGGAGATAGTACCTGGACTGCTGCGGATATTCAAAAATCAAGTAATGAAGTTGAAATATTAAATCCTGATCTCCACATTGCAACTTTGAATAAGAGCGCAAAATTTGATGTTGAAATCAGAATTGGTAAAGGTACGGGTTATGTGCCTGCCGTTGAAAACTCCTCGCCCGATCAGGCAATTGGAGTTATTCCGATTGATTCGATCTTCACACCGATCAGAAATGTTAAAATGACTGTTGAAAATGTTAGAATCGGCGATAAAAATGATTTCGAAAAATTAACTTTAGAAATTTCAACTGATGGTTCAATAACACCTGATGATGCGCTTACACAAGCTGCAAAAATTCTTAGAGAGCATGTTCAGTTATTTATTAATTTTGATATGGAGCAGGAAGAAGAACAACCGGTTATTCAAAAAGATACAGAGTTTGATAAAATTAAAAAGATACTTCAGACTCCTGTAGATGATCTTGAACTTAGTGTCAGATCACACAACTGCCTTAAAGCGGCAAACATAAAAATACTTGGCGATTTAGTCAGGAAAGATGAAGCAGAAATGTTAAAGTTCAGAAATTTCGGAAGAAAATCTCTGGCAGAGTTGATGGAAATTGTTGAAGACCTCGGTATTGAATTCGGAATGGATGTTGACAAGTATCTTAAAGTAGAAGCAGAAGCCAAATAAAACGACAAAGGTAATCAGATGAGACACAATGTTAAGGGAAGAAAATTAGGAAGAACTGCAAGCCATCGGAAGGCTACATTAAATTCGCTTATAACTTCTCTGTTAAAATATAAACGAATCAAAACAACTCTTGCAAAAGCAAAAGAAACCAGGGTTGTTGCAGAAAAGCTTGTAACTAAAGCCCGCAAAGGTGATTTACATGCAAAGAAACAGGTTATGATCTCTATCAAAGATAAAGAAGTTGTTAAGGAATTGTTCTCTGAAATTATTCCAAAGATTGGTGAGAGACCGGGAGGATATACTCGTGTTATTAAATTAGGACGCAGAATGGGCGATGCTGCACAGATGGCAATAATCGAGCTTGTTGATTACAATGAAGTTGTTACTGCCAGAGCAGAACAGCAGAAAGAAAAACGTGACGCAAAAGCTAAAGAAAAAGAAGCAAAGGCAAAAGCTGATAAAGAAAATCAGTTGCTTGAAGAACAAGCTGCTGAAGTTCCTAAAAAATAGTTTAATTAATTTTTTGTATTATAAGAGTAATCGAATTTTCGGTTACTCTTTTTTTATTAATAATGTTTAAAGATATTCATTTTATAAAATCAGTATTTGAACTTTCTGGTTTGTCGAAGGTTACTTTGCCTCAACTGATTCTCTGTGGCAGATCCAATGTTGGTAAGTCTTCCTTCATCAATAGTATTTCTAACAGGAAAGGACTGGCCAAAACCAGTTCAACGCCCGGCAAGACACGCTCGATCAATTTTTATAAAGCCAACGATACTTTTTTCATTGTCGATTTACCGGGATTTGGTTACGCAAAAACCAGTCAGACAGAACGGGAAAAATGGGGAAATCTTGTTTCTAGATACATCCTTGATTCAAAAAATATACATCACGCTTTTCATCTGATTGACTCGAGATACGAACCAACTGATCTGGATAAAGAACTGAATGCGTGGTTGAAAAGTGCTGAGAAAGATTATTCTGTAATTCTTAGTAAAGCTGATAAACTAAATCAATCTGAAAATTATAAAGCGGTTAAATTAATTGTATCTGTTTTCCCGGAGCTGGTGCTTAACAAAAATCTGTTCTTGTATTCTTCAGTCACCGGAAAATGGAAGAAGCCTGTTCAAAAAAAAATCACCGAACTGTTCTTTTAATTTCCGCCGGATGTTATTTTTTAATATTTAGTTGTTAAATTTATTCTACAAAAATAATTTCCTATTTAATCGTCGTATGCTGGATAAAAGACAACGAAAAAGAATTTTAATTTTCCTGGTTATTCCAATACTTGCGTCCGGTCTTTTTTTAAGCGACGATCTTTTCCTCCGCCTTGTGATAATTGGTCTGCTTGTAATCTATGTGGCTTTCATTATTTTTTTACGTGACTCAATAAGATTCTCAGGTGGTTATTCTATTTCCGAAGCTGATGAAACAATTTCTGAACCTCAGGTAACAGCTCATTCAGATCACGAAGAATCTTTTAAAATTGTCTCAAAGAACAAAAATATTGATGTAATAACCGATGAAACCTACAGACCCGAATACGGAGTTTCTAAGACAACATTAAAACCGCACGATCTTAAAGAACGTTTTGAAGAAATTGTTAAGGAAACACTTCCGCCCGGAACCGGTCACGATGAGCAGTTTGGTTTTGTTATTGAGAGGATGCTCACTGTAATGACAGAACTATACAATGCACACTCTGCTATATATTTTTGGTACAACAAGAAAAAAGAAAAATTAATAATTGAAAAATGTATTTCATCTTCAAACCAATTAACTAAAAGAAAATTTGATATTGAAGACGATGTGCTAAGTAAAATAGTTGAGAACGGCGAACCTGAATTATTAACGGATATATCCCGTACAGCAGAAGCTGATGTTATCAGATATTATGATGCACCACAAGGGATTAAAAGTTTTGCGGGCGTTCCTGTATTTTATAATAACGATTTGGTTGCAATAATAGCAATCGATTCAAAGGTTGAAGATGCTTTCGGAATCGAAACTATCTATTCGCTGGGTCGCTTTATCCGGCTTATTACTATGCTGATCGGTATTTTTGAAGAAAAATATACTGATACAATCTCTCAAAAAAGGCTTGACGGTTTATTAAAAATTCTTGGACCGGAAAACGAGTTCGAGGATGAAAAAGAATTAATTAATGCATTACCCGAAGCCTTGAAGAGTATGATTAAATGGGATGCATTTGTGTTTATATACTTTGAGCCTGTTCAGAAAAGTTTTAAAACAGTAAAAGTTGAAAATACAACGGCTCTGAAGTATATCGGGAATGATTTGCAAATTGATCTTAATGGAACACTTGTTGGTAAATCAATTGTAACGGGAATCCCGGTTAAAATTGATGATACATCAACCGGAAATTATAAAAGGTTTTCACGCGCTGAAGATGTTTCATTTGATGGTTCATTTCTGACTATCCCACTGATTTATAATAAACAAAATTATGGTGTGATTTGTTTCGAAAGTCTGAAAAAAAATGCATACAGCAATAATGACGTTCAGTTTCTTAAAAAATCGCTCAATGTTTTAGCTTACATCATTTATACTCATTCAACTCAAAAACTTCTGAAAAACCTTACTACAGTTGATTTTGAAACGAGAGCTCTGAACGCTGCTTCATTCAAAGATAGATTGCAGGTGGATTTGATCAAGTCTAAGCAGCTTGAAGTTCCCGGGACATTAGCTCTTATAAAAATTGATGACTTTATCGAACAAGAAACACTTTTTGATGATAATCCTTTACCGAGAGTAGTTTCGGCTGTATCTGAAATTATTGCTGATGAAATGACTCAGCTAAATCTTTTTGGAAGACTTGATGACAGGATATTTGCGATTTACTTTTTTAATGCTCCTGCCAAGAATGTATTCGTCTGGGCTGAAAAGCTCCGTGTTAAGATAGCTCGTAAACCAATTTCTGTGGTTTCAAAGCAGACAACTTTTACAGTTTCAATTGGTATTGCTTCTACAACAAATAAAGATAACGTAGATGAAGTCCTGCATAATGCAAATCTTGCCCTGAATAAAGCTCTCGAAAAAGGCGGTAACGCCGTCCTCAATGTGAACTAATATTTCATTAATTGAAATGAAAAATTTCTTTGTAATCGTACTTGACGGAGTTGGTATTGGAGAGTTACCTGATGCAGCTAAGTATAGAGATGAAGGAAGTAATACTCTGCACAATATTGCTTTAGCAATCGGTGGACTAAATCTGCCAACTTTACAATCACTCGGTCTTGGAAATATTGAGCCAATAAAAGGTGTTAGAAATGTTTCGAATCCTGCATCTTCATTCGGAAAAATGGCAGAAATCTCTCAAGGAAAAGATTCAACAACTGGTCATTGGGAGTTGGCTGGAATTCATGTTAGAACTGATTTCACTTATTTCCCAAACGGTTTTGATGATGAAATTGTAATCAGGTTTTTAAAGGAAACCGGTTGTAAAGGAATTCTTGGAAATAAACCTGCTTCCGGAACTGAAATTATAAATGAACTCGGCGAAAAGCATTTAAGTACCGGTTTCCCGATTGTTTATA is from Ignavibacteriota bacterium and encodes:
- the rpsM gene encoding 30S ribosomal protein S13 — translated: MARISGVDLPKNKKVLFGLQYIYGIGPTSSSEILEKAKIDANKKVGDLTEEDVAQIRAVITAEFKVEGALRSEVQQNIKRLMDIGAYRGIRHRKGLPARGQRTRTNSRTRKGKRKTVAGKKKTPTKK
- the rplQ gene encoding 50S ribosomal protein L17 is translated as MRHNVKGRKLGRTASHRKATLNSLITSLLKYKRIKTTLAKAKETRVVAEKLVTKARKGDLHAKKQVMISIKDKEVVKELFSEIIPKIGERPGGYTRVIKLGRRMGDAAQMAIIELVDYNEVVTARAEQQKEKRDAKAKEKEAKAKADKENQLLEEQAAEVPKK
- the rpsD gene encoding 30S ribosomal protein S4 produces the protein MARYTDSVCKLCRRERQKLFLKGQKCYTEKCPIESRNYAPGQHGLSRRAKISEYGLQLREKQKIKRMYGLLETQFRNYFDKANKQKGITGENLIKILERRLDNVIYRLGFAASRNQARQLIKHRHFMVNEKLVDVPSYLVAQGDIVKVKEKSKKLDAIHNSLKRVKESAYPWLTIDKATLTGTFLQVPERADVPLNANEQLVVELYSK
- the rpsK gene encoding 30S ribosomal protein S11, with amino-acid sequence MAKSVKKVKKRTQVDLNGVAHIKATFNNVIVTITDIYGNTLSWSSAGKNGFKGSRKNTPFAAQVSAEAAAKEAYDLGLRKVEVKVIGPGSGREAAIRSLHTAGLEITSIKDVTPIPHNGCRPPKRRRV
- a CDS encoding YihA family ribosome biogenesis GTP-binding protein, which gives rise to MFKDIHFIKSVFELSGLSKVTLPQLILCGRSNVGKSSFINSISNRKGLAKTSSTPGKTRSINFYKANDTFFIVDLPGFGYAKTSQTEREKWGNLVSRYILDSKNIHHAFHLIDSRYEPTDLDKELNAWLKSAEKDYSVILSKADKLNQSENYKAVKLIVSVFPELVLNKNLFLYSSVTGKWKKPVQKKITELFF
- a CDS encoding GAF domain-containing protein, whose translation is MDKRQRKRILIFLVIPILASGLFLSDDLFLRLVIIGLLVIYVAFIIFLRDSIRFSGGYSISEADETISEPQVTAHSDHEESFKIVSKNKNIDVITDETYRPEYGVSKTTLKPHDLKERFEEIVKETLPPGTGHDEQFGFVIERMLTVMTELYNAHSAIYFWYNKKKEKLIIEKCISSSNQLTKRKFDIEDDVLSKIVENGEPELLTDISRTAEADVIRYYDAPQGIKSFAGVPVFYNNDLVAIIAIDSKVEDAFGIETIYSLGRFIRLITMLIGIFEEKYTDTISQKRLDGLLKILGPENEFEDEKELINALPEALKSMIKWDAFVFIYFEPVQKSFKTVKVENTTALKYIGNDLQIDLNGTLVGKSIVTGIPVKIDDTSTGNYKRFSRAEDVSFDGSFLTIPLIYNKQNYGVICFESLKKNAYSNNDVQFLKKSLNVLAYIIYTHSTQKLLKNLTTVDFETRALNAASFKDRLQVDLIKSKQLEVPGTLALIKIDDFIEQETLFDDNPLPRVVSAVSEIIADEMTQLNLFGRLDDRIFAIYFFNAPAKNVFVWAEKLRVKIARKPISVVSKQTTFTVSIGIASTTNKDNVDEVLHNANLALNKALEKGGNAVLNVN
- a CDS encoding DNA-directed RNA polymerase subunit alpha, producing the protein MNTSHLIMPESVVLDEANYSNTFGRFTLQPLERGFGVTLGNSLRRVLLSSLPGAAITSVKFSGILHEFTTIPGVVEDVSEIVLNLKQVRMKLLTKKPNKIDLSFNGDSTWTAADIQKSSNEVEILNPDLHIATLNKSAKFDVEIRIGKGTGYVPAVENSSPDQAIGVIPIDSIFTPIRNVKMTVENVRIGDKNDFEKLTLEISTDGSITPDDALTQAAKILREHVQLFINFDMEQEEEQPVIQKDTEFDKIKKILQTPVDDLELSVRSHNCLKAANIKILGDLVRKDEAEMLKFRNFGRKSLAELMEIVEDLGIEFGMDVDKYLKVEAEAK
- the map gene encoding type I methionyl aminopeptidase, whose product is MIYIKTQKEIDFIIESCRIVAETLRLLKSNVSVGITTIELDRIAEDYIRSNNASPAFKGYSQGGLPGFPGSVCTSVNDAVVHGIPAKVSLEDGDIISLDVGVLKNNYYGDAATTVAVGKISEEKRKLLEVTEKSLYLGIEQAKSGNRVHDISAAVQDYVEQNGFSVVRDLCGHGVGKFLHEDPAVPNFGRKGTGPKLKKGMTIAIEPMVNAGGYEVMSASDGWTVQTVDGSPSAHFEHTILILDNSPEILTVC
- the infA gene encoding translation initiation factor IF-1; this translates as MAKQGPIKIDGVITETLPNATFRVKLDNGHEILAHISGKMRMHFIKILVGDKVSIEMSPYDLSKGRITYRYK
- the secY gene encoding preprotein translocase subunit SecY, yielding MSRLTDTFRNIFKIHELRQRIFYTLAILFLVRLGAHITIPGVDTTLLAESMKNATSDNLFGMYDLFVGGAFSNAAIFALGIMPYISASIILQLLGAVWPYLQKLQQEGEEGRKKITQWTRYGTVAIAGMQAWGVTIRLLNIQVQGMPIVPEAVSGFAWVLSTIIILTSGTILMMWMGEQMTEKGIGNGISLIIFIGIIARFPHSIIDEIRLISVGQRSIIIEIIILIFMFFIIAGVVLVTQGTRRIPVQYAKRVVGRKIYGGVTQYIPLRVNTAGVMPIIFAQSIMFIPNTVLSFFPDNEFLQNVAGYFAYNSPVYSIIYALMIVFFTYFYTAIAFNPKDVADNMKKQGGFIPGIRPGKQTSEFIDNILTKITLPGSIFLAIVAIMPAFISGFNVSQQFAQFFGGTSLLIIVGVGLDTLQQIESHLLMRHYDGFMKAGKLRGRRA
- the rpmJ gene encoding 50S ribosomal protein L36; the protein is MKVRSSVRKICDKCKIIRRKGVVRVICSNPKHKQRQG